The following proteins come from a genomic window of Coffea arabica cultivar ET-39 chromosome 11c, Coffea Arabica ET-39 HiFi, whole genome shotgun sequence:
- the LOC113716918 gene encoding uncharacterized protein isoform X1, producing MANDGGGPYYSSPSDISPVRQWTPPTIQEISVDDYNTSRRVSRPLSFSPAMEGTSAARDSGGSTSSRSDSSDYESVAKTHHSHRNFSSRRCFMSKPVHPLTLPSDTPRREATDSNAAGYLEFDAVTPRREKHRLSSASGSVDLTDVSEPFEADFSSRYCNPSDSFKCGLCERLLSQRSPWSSRRIVRSGDMPVAGVLSCRHVFHAECLEQTTPKANKNDPPCPICAKVEEENSPDQRVFSKFFPRLRPFCEDGPSRPWGCAQAGDCVEGALHAPPRSTMLSLTRSRIKKNLSLKGNVGKDFPGKARKSGSFASQLFVGSVDHGVAGSSKTVSGTSLK from the exons ATGGCAAATGATGGTGGTGGCCCGTATTATAGTAGTCCCTCTGACATTTCCCCAGTGCGGCAATGGACTCCTCCAACAATACAAGAAATCAGTGTTGATGATTATAACACTTCGAGAAGAG TCTCAAGGCCCTTATCCTTTTCCCCTGCTATGGAA GGCACATCAGCTGCAAGGGATAGTGGTGGCTCAACTTCATCCAGGTCGGACAGTAGTGATTACGAGTCTGTGGCCAAGACACATCACTCTCATCGTAATTTTTCAAGTCGCCGTTGCTTTATGTCAAAACCTGTTCACCCATTGACCCTTCCATCTGACACACCTAGAAGAGAAGCTACTGACAGCAATGCTGCTGGGTATTTGGAATTTGATGCTGTTACTCCTCGAAGAGAAAAACATCGTTTGAGCAGTGCTAGTGGTAGTGTCGATCTCACTGATGTTTCTGAGCCATTTGAAGCTGATTTTTCAAGTAGATATTGTAATCCATCAGATAGTTTCAAATGTGGATTGTGTGAGAGGCTTCTTTCACAGAGATCTCCTTGGAGTTCTCGACGTATTGTGAGAAGCGGAGACATGCCTGTTGCTGGGGTTCTTTCATGCCGCCATGTATTCCATGCTGAATGCTTGGAGCAAACTACCCCAAAGGCAAACAAAAATGACCCCCCTTGCCCAATCTGTGCCAAAGTTGAAGAGGAGAATTCTCCAGATCAGCGGGTCTTTTCTAAGTTCTTCCCTAGGCTTAGGCCTTTCTGCGAAGATGGACCATCAAGGCCATGGGGTTGCGCACAGGCAGGAGATTGTGTTGAAGGTGCTTTGCATGCACCTCCCCGCAGTACCATGTTGTCACTTACTCGGAGTCggattaaaaagaatctctcGTTGAAGGGTAATGTAGGCAAAGACTTTCCCGGGAAGGCGAGGAAAAGTGGCTCATTTGCCTCACAGTTATTTGTTGGTTCGGTTGACCATGGAGTCGCTGGTTCGTCCAAGACAGTTTCTGGCACAAGTTTGAAGTGA
- the LOC113716918 gene encoding uncharacterized protein isoform X2, producing the protein MTERHGGCFYRHSWFVSRPLSFSPAMEGTSAARDSGGSTSSRSDSSDYESVAKTHHSHRNFSSRRCFMSKPVHPLTLPSDTPRREATDSNAAGYLEFDAVTPRREKHRLSSASGSVDLTDVSEPFEADFSSRYCNPSDSFKCGLCERLLSQRSPWSSRRIVRSGDMPVAGVLSCRHVFHAECLEQTTPKANKNDPPCPICAKVEEENSPDQRVFSKFFPRLRPFCEDGPSRPWGCAQAGDCVEGALHAPPRSTMLSLTRSRIKKNLSLKGNVGKDFPGKARKSGSFASQLFVGSVDHGVAGSSKTVSGTSLK; encoded by the exons ATGACAGAGCGTCATGGTGGATGCTTCTATAGGCACTCTTGGTTTG TCTCAAGGCCCTTATCCTTTTCCCCTGCTATGGAA GGCACATCAGCTGCAAGGGATAGTGGTGGCTCAACTTCATCCAGGTCGGACAGTAGTGATTACGAGTCTGTGGCCAAGACACATCACTCTCATCGTAATTTTTCAAGTCGCCGTTGCTTTATGTCAAAACCTGTTCACCCATTGACCCTTCCATCTGACACACCTAGAAGAGAAGCTACTGACAGCAATGCTGCTGGGTATTTGGAATTTGATGCTGTTACTCCTCGAAGAGAAAAACATCGTTTGAGCAGTGCTAGTGGTAGTGTCGATCTCACTGATGTTTCTGAGCCATTTGAAGCTGATTTTTCAAGTAGATATTGTAATCCATCAGATAGTTTCAAATGTGGATTGTGTGAGAGGCTTCTTTCACAGAGATCTCCTTGGAGTTCTCGACGTATTGTGAGAAGCGGAGACATGCCTGTTGCTGGGGTTCTTTCATGCCGCCATGTATTCCATGCTGAATGCTTGGAGCAAACTACCCCAAAGGCAAACAAAAATGACCCCCCTTGCCCAATCTGTGCCAAAGTTGAAGAGGAGAATTCTCCAGATCAGCGGGTCTTTTCTAAGTTCTTCCCTAGGCTTAGGCCTTTCTGCGAAGATGGACCATCAAGGCCATGGGGTTGCGCACAGGCAGGAGATTGTGTTGAAGGTGCTTTGCATGCACCTCCCCGCAGTACCATGTTGTCACTTACTCGGAGTCggattaaaaagaatctctcGTTGAAGGGTAATGTAGGCAAAGACTTTCCCGGGAAGGCGAGGAAAAGTGGCTCATTTGCCTCACAGTTATTTGTTGGTTCGGTTGACCATGGAGTCGCTGGTTCGTCCAAGACAGTTTCTGGCACAAGTTTGAAGTGA